In Streptantibioticus cattleyicolor NRRL 8057 = DSM 46488, a genomic segment contains:
- a CDS encoding lysophospholipid acyltransferase family protein: MTRILLKALLGLLMRVLFRPRVEGAANVPGTGPVILAGNHLTFIDSMVMSLVVERPVYFIGKDEYVKTPGLKGRLMAWFFTSCGMIPVDRDGAHGGVAALMTGRRVLEEGKAFGIYPEGTRSPDGRLYRGRTGVARLALMTGAPVVPVGVIGTDRIQPSGAGLPRISSFTVRFGAPLDFSRYEGMDRDRYVLRAVTDEVMSHVMRLSGQEYVDVYATKAKAAASDHDKAA, encoded by the coding sequence TTGACCCGCATCCTGCTCAAGGCGCTGCTCGGACTGCTCATGCGCGTCCTGTTCCGCCCACGGGTAGAGGGTGCCGCGAACGTCCCGGGCACCGGGCCGGTGATCCTGGCCGGCAACCACCTGACGTTCATCGACTCGATGGTGATGTCGCTGGTGGTGGAGCGCCCCGTGTACTTCATCGGCAAGGACGAGTACGTCAAGACGCCGGGGCTCAAGGGCCGGCTGATGGCGTGGTTCTTCACCTCCTGCGGGATGATCCCGGTGGACCGGGACGGTGCGCACGGCGGGGTGGCCGCGCTGATGACCGGCCGCCGGGTGCTGGAGGAGGGCAAGGCGTTCGGCATCTACCCGGAGGGCACCCGCTCCCCCGACGGCCGGCTCTACCGGGGCCGCACCGGGGTGGCCCGGCTCGCCCTGATGACCGGCGCCCCGGTGGTGCCGGTCGGGGTGATCGGCACCGACCGCATCCAGCCGTCCGGCGCCGGCCTGCCCCGGATCAGCTCCTTCACCGTCCGCTTCGGCGCCCCGCTGGACTTCTCCCGCTACGAGGGCATGGACCGCGACCGGTACGTGCTGCGGGCGGTGACCGACGAGGTGATGAGCCACGTGATGCGGCTGTCCGGCCAGGAGTACGTGGACGTCTACGCCACCAAGGCCAAGGCCGCCGCGAGCGACCACGACAAGGCGGCGTGA
- a CDS encoding RNA polymerase sigma factor → MTTLPTAWTTFATALAAEAAAEAGPAGVEAADLEQAVWLRWLEHGGPAPVPDRDWLREAVRGEARAARRRAGAEVPCGTGPVVAAPSAESQALQALRGRSVREAVRRLPGRCGAVLSALLSASDPTYREISRELGISQGALGPLRSRCLGCLRASLRSEVEPLEPRGKER, encoded by the coding sequence ATGACGACGCTGCCCACCGCGTGGACCACCTTCGCCACCGCGCTCGCCGCCGAGGCCGCCGCCGAGGCGGGCCCGGCCGGGGTGGAGGCCGCCGACCTCGAACAGGCCGTCTGGCTGCGGTGGTTGGAGCACGGCGGTCCGGCACCGGTGCCGGACCGGGACTGGCTGCGCGAGGCGGTACGCGGCGAGGCCCGGGCCGCCCGCCGCCGGGCCGGGGCGGAGGTGCCGTGCGGCACCGGGCCCGTGGTGGCCGCGCCCTCCGCCGAGAGCCAGGCACTCCAGGCGCTGCGCGGGCGCTCGGTGCGCGAGGCGGTACGCCGGCTGCCCGGGCGCTGCGGTGCGGTGCTTTCCGCCCTGTTGTCCGCTTCCGACCCCACTTACCGCGAGATTTCCCGGGAGTTGGGAATCTCACAGGGCGCCCTCGGCCCGCTGCGCTCGCGTTGCCTGGGGTGTCTGCGGGCGAGCCTGCGATCGGAGGTTGAACCCCTGGAACCACGGGGTAAGGAGCGGTAA
- a CDS encoding GNAT family N-acetyltransferase codes for MGMSVTITTASEDDAEQILKLQYLCYQREAELYGDYGIEPLTQTLDALRAELAEGCVLVARLGAEVVGSVRGAVDTDGTARIDKLIVHPRLQRHGLGGRLLRAIEDRLAAERDAKRFRLFTGHRSEGNLRLYRKLGYTQTGTERVSQRVSLIHLEKPAATPATYATSA; via the coding sequence ATGGGCATGAGCGTGACCATCACCACGGCATCCGAGGACGACGCCGAGCAGATCCTCAAACTCCAGTACCTGTGTTACCAGCGCGAGGCCGAGCTCTACGGCGACTACGGCATCGAACCGCTCACCCAGACCCTCGACGCGCTGCGCGCCGAACTCGCCGAGGGGTGCGTCCTGGTGGCCCGGCTCGGCGCCGAGGTGGTCGGCTCGGTCCGCGGCGCGGTGGACACCGACGGCACGGCGCGGATAGACAAGCTCATCGTCCACCCCCGGCTCCAGCGCCACGGCCTCGGCGGCCGGCTGCTGCGGGCCATCGAGGACCGGCTCGCCGCCGAGCGGGACGCCAAGCGCTTCCGGCTCTTCACCGGCCACCGCAGCGAGGGCAACCTGCGGCTGTACCGCAAGCTCGGCTACACCCAGACCGGCACCGAGCGGGTCAGCCAGCGGGTCAGCCTGATCCACCTGGAGAAGCCGGCCGCCACCCCGGCCACCTACGCCACCAGCGCGTAA
- a CDS encoding HAD-IA family hydrolase, whose product MTSSHFRTDALLFDMDGTLISSLESVVRCWRRWAREYGIGAERFGRVRLHGRPAVEIIGELLPPERVAGALARIEELEVADVAGGVVRLPGTAELLAALPAERWAVVTSATGRLARARLAAAGITPGLLVSADDVRRGKPDPEPFLLAAGKLGFAPHHCTVFEDAPAGLAAGRAAGMYTVALTTTHDVAELAADLVVADLSQVTAAAGADGVRLTVATAGDRPAR is encoded by the coding sequence ATGACCTCTTCGCACTTCCGCACCGACGCGCTGCTGTTCGACATGGACGGGACGCTGATCTCCTCGCTGGAGTCGGTGGTCCGCTGCTGGCGGCGGTGGGCGCGGGAGTACGGGATCGGCGCCGAGCGGTTCGGGCGGGTGCGGCTGCACGGCCGGCCGGCGGTGGAGATCATCGGTGAGCTGCTGCCGCCGGAGCGGGTCGCCGGGGCGCTGGCCCGGATCGAGGAGCTGGAGGTCGCCGACGTGGCCGGCGGGGTGGTGCGGCTGCCCGGCACCGCCGAGCTGCTGGCCGCGCTGCCGGCCGAGCGGTGGGCGGTGGTGACGTCGGCCACCGGGCGGCTGGCCAGGGCCCGGCTGGCGGCGGCCGGGATCACCCCCGGACTGCTGGTCAGCGCCGACGACGTGCGGCGCGGCAAGCCCGACCCGGAGCCCTTCCTGCTCGCCGCCGGGAAGCTGGGCTTCGCACCGCACCACTGCACCGTCTTCGAGGACGCCCCGGCCGGTCTCGCCGCCGGCCGCGCGGCCGGTATGTATACCGTGGCGCTCACCACCACCCACGATGTGGCCGAGCTGGCGGCGGACCTGGTGGTCGCCGACTTGTCGCAGGTCACGGCGGCTGCCGGGGCGGACGGGGTGCGGCTGACGGTGGCCACGGCGGGCGACCGCCCGGCACGGTGA
- a CDS encoding methionine ABC transporter ATP-binding protein has product MITTTGLRKVYHSRGRETVALDGVDLHVREGEVFGVLGRSGAGKSTLIRCVNMLERPSSGTVQVAGQDLTALAGGSRRANAELRAARSRIGMVFQHFNLLSSRTVQDNVELPLEILGMSGAERSRKAGELLDLVGLADKARSYPAQLSGGQKQRVGIARALAGDPKVLLSDEATSALDPETTRSILRLLRDLNRQLGLTVLLITHEMDVVKAVCDSAALMKGGRVVESGTVPELLATPGSRLARELFPVGGEPSAPGRTVVDLTFHGETTTQPVISQLSRTYNIDISILGAAVETVGERQIGRMRIELPGRFEDNVVPIGFLREQGLQVDVAPVAGADGTATRDEENTK; this is encoded by the coding sequence GTGATCACCACAACGGGCCTGAGGAAGGTCTACCACTCACGAGGCCGCGAGACGGTCGCCCTCGACGGCGTCGACCTGCACGTCCGCGAGGGCGAGGTCTTCGGCGTCCTCGGCCGCAGCGGCGCCGGCAAGTCCACCCTGATCCGCTGCGTCAACATGCTGGAGCGCCCCAGCTCCGGCACGGTGCAGGTGGCCGGCCAGGACCTCACCGCGCTGGCCGGCGGCTCCCGGCGGGCCAACGCCGAGCTGCGCGCCGCACGCAGCCGCATCGGCATGGTCTTCCAGCACTTCAACCTGCTCTCCTCGCGCACCGTGCAGGACAACGTCGAACTGCCGCTGGAGATCCTCGGCATGTCCGGCGCCGAACGCTCCCGCAAGGCCGGCGAACTCCTCGACCTGGTGGGCCTCGCCGACAAGGCCAGGTCCTACCCGGCGCAGCTGTCCGGCGGCCAGAAGCAGCGGGTGGGCATCGCCCGCGCCCTCGCCGGCGACCCCAAGGTGCTCCTGTCCGACGAGGCCACCTCCGCCCTCGACCCGGAGACCACCCGCTCCATCCTGCGGCTGCTGCGCGACCTCAACCGCCAGCTCGGCCTCACCGTCCTGCTGATCACGCACGAGATGGACGTCGTCAAGGCGGTCTGCGACTCCGCCGCGCTGATGAAGGGGGGACGCGTCGTGGAATCCGGCACCGTACCCGAGCTGCTGGCCACCCCCGGCTCCCGACTCGCCCGCGAACTCTTCCCGGTGGGCGGCGAGCCCTCCGCGCCCGGCCGCACCGTGGTCGACCTCACCTTCCACGGCGAGACCACCACCCAGCCGGTCATCTCCCAGCTGTCGCGCACCTACAACATCGACATCTCGATCCTGGGCGCGGCCGTGGAGACCGTCGGCGAGCGCCAGATCGGCCGGATGCGCATCGAACTGCCCGGCCGCTTCGAGGACAACGTGGTGCCCATCGGGTTCCTGCGCGAACAAGGACTCCAGGTCGACGTGGCGCCGGTGGCCGGCGCCGACGGAACCGCGACCCGCGACGAGGAGAACACGAAGTGA
- a CDS encoding methionine ABC transporter permease — protein sequence MTWSEMQPLLWPGCWDTLYMVFWSTLVAIVGGLPLGVLLVLTDRGGLLQNAPVNKVVGAVVNVGRSLPFIILMVVLIPFTRSIVGTSIGAEAAIVPLAIGAIPFYARLVETSVREVDHGLVEAVQAMGGSTWTVVRKALLPEALPSLVSGLTTTVVALIGYSAMAGAVGAGGLGDLAIRYGYMRFETGFMLVTLVVLVVLVTVVQLIGDLVATRLARRGGRSGAAKPRLLRSAAPAPAAVPAQPGPAAPVRDTEPTRTN from the coding sequence GTGACCTGGTCCGAGATGCAACCGCTGCTGTGGCCGGGGTGTTGGGACACCCTGTACATGGTGTTCTGGTCGACGCTGGTCGCCATCGTCGGCGGACTGCCGCTCGGGGTGCTGCTGGTGCTCACCGACCGTGGCGGGCTGCTGCAGAACGCCCCGGTCAACAAGGTCGTCGGCGCCGTCGTCAACGTCGGCCGGTCGCTGCCGTTCATCATCCTCATGGTGGTGCTGATCCCGTTCACCCGGTCGATCGTGGGCACCAGCATCGGCGCGGAGGCCGCCATCGTGCCGCTGGCCATCGGCGCCATCCCGTTCTACGCCCGGCTGGTGGAGACCTCGGTGCGCGAGGTCGACCACGGGCTGGTGGAAGCGGTCCAGGCGATGGGCGGCAGCACCTGGACCGTGGTCCGCAAGGCGCTCCTGCCCGAGGCGCTGCCCTCGCTGGTGTCCGGGCTGACCACCACCGTGGTGGCGCTCATCGGCTACTCCGCGATGGCCGGCGCGGTCGGCGCGGGCGGCCTGGGCGACCTCGCCATCCGCTACGGCTACATGCGCTTCGAGACCGGGTTCATGCTGGTCACCCTGGTGGTGCTGGTGGTCCTGGTGACCGTCGTCCAGCTCATCGGCGACCTGGTGGCCACCCGGCTCGCCCGGCGCGGCGGACGGTCCGGCGCCGCCAAGCCGCGCCTGCTGCGCTCCGCCGCCCCCGCACCCGCCGCCGTCCCGGCCCAGCCCGGGCCCGCCGCACCCGTCCGCGACACGGAGCCGACGCGGACCAACTGA
- a CDS encoding MetQ/NlpA family ABC transporter substrate-binding protein gives MRNAAKITATVLTAAALATGVSACASSSGSGSAGQSADGPLVVAASPTPHAKILDYVRDHLAAKAGLKLEVKEFSDYVLPNTATQNGDVGANFFQHKPYLDDFNKKNHTDIVPVVDVELEPLGLYSHKVKSLKDIKDGATIAVPNDTTNEGRALKLLADNGLLTLKPGAGTGATPADVAGNPKHLKFKELEAAALPRSLDDVEAGVINGNYALGDNLNPAKDALVLEKAQGNPYANFLAVKNGNQNDPRVKKLAQLLNSPEVKQYIEQTFKGAVVPAFGKPAA, from the coding sequence GTGCGTAATGCAGCAAAGATCACCGCGACCGTCCTGACCGCCGCCGCGCTCGCCACCGGGGTGAGCGCCTGCGCCTCCTCCAGCGGCTCCGGCAGCGCCGGGCAGAGCGCCGACGGCCCCCTGGTGGTGGCCGCCAGCCCCACCCCGCACGCCAAGATCCTCGACTACGTCCGCGACCACCTCGCCGCCAAGGCCGGACTCAAGCTCGAGGTCAAGGAGTTCAGCGACTACGTCCTGCCCAACACCGCCACCCAGAACGGCGACGTCGGCGCCAACTTCTTCCAGCACAAGCCGTACCTGGACGACTTCAACAAGAAGAACCACACCGACATCGTGCCGGTGGTCGACGTCGAACTGGAGCCGCTGGGGCTCTACTCGCACAAGGTCAAGTCCCTCAAGGACATCAAGGACGGCGCCACCATAGCGGTGCCCAACGACACCACCAACGAGGGCCGCGCCCTCAAGCTCCTCGCCGACAACGGGCTGCTCACCCTCAAGCCCGGCGCCGGCACCGGGGCCACCCCCGCCGACGTGGCCGGCAACCCCAAGCACCTGAAGTTCAAGGAGCTGGAGGCCGCCGCGCTGCCGCGCTCCCTGGACGACGTGGAAGCCGGCGTCATCAACGGCAACTACGCCCTCGGCGACAACCTCAACCCGGCCAAGGACGCCCTGGTGCTGGAGAAGGCACAGGGCAACCCCTACGCCAACTTCCTCGCCGTCAAGAACGGCAACCAGAACGACCCCCGGGTCAAGAAGCTCGCCCAGCTGCTCAACTCCCCCGAGGTGAAGCAGTACATCGAGCAGACCTTCAAGGGCGCGGTGGTGCCGGCCTTCGGCAAGCCCGCCGCCTGA
- a CDS encoding class I SAM-dependent methyltransferase yields MTIHHAAGLGYQRAAGGYERSRPSYPMAALAALADALPLQAGRTVVDLGAGTGKFTRLLALTGAEVIAVEPVRQMRERLAELLPGVAVTAGTAEATGLPGACADAVVAAQSWHWFSGGEALAEVERLLRPGGALGLVWNTYDTSVPWVREFQDIYFRRAPRDLPSPLDDGWRAVFEGRPGWSAVRERHWPNPHPTTVADVVERMMSSSHIVVLGAAEQERVRTEAVRLLARQGGTAGADRLEMPYTTDVYWLHWRP; encoded by the coding sequence GTGACCATCCACCACGCAGCAGGACTCGGATACCAGCGGGCGGCGGGCGGCTACGAGCGCTCCAGGCCCTCGTACCCCATGGCGGCGCTCGCGGCGCTGGCGGACGCGCTGCCGCTCCAGGCCGGCCGTACGGTGGTCGATCTGGGCGCGGGGACGGGGAAGTTCACCCGGCTGCTGGCGTTGACCGGGGCCGAGGTGATCGCGGTGGAGCCGGTGCGCCAGATGCGCGAGCGGCTGGCGGAGCTGCTGCCCGGGGTGGCGGTGACGGCGGGTACGGCGGAGGCCACCGGGCTGCCGGGGGCCTGCGCGGACGCGGTGGTGGCGGCGCAGTCGTGGCACTGGTTCTCCGGCGGCGAGGCGCTGGCGGAGGTGGAGCGGCTGCTGCGTCCCGGGGGCGCGCTGGGGCTGGTGTGGAACACCTACGACACCTCGGTGCCGTGGGTGCGGGAGTTCCAGGACATCTACTTCCGCCGGGCGCCGCGGGATCTGCCCAGCCCGCTGGACGACGGCTGGCGGGCGGTGTTCGAGGGGCGGCCGGGGTGGTCGGCGGTACGCGAGCGCCACTGGCCCAACCCGCACCCGACCACGGTGGCCGACGTGGTGGAGCGGATGATGTCCTCCAGCCACATCGTGGTGCTGGGCGCCGCGGAGCAGGAACGGGTACGGACCGAGGCGGTGCGGCTGCTGGCCCGGCAGGGCGGTACGGCCGGCGCGGACCGGCTGGAGATGCCGTACACCACCGATGTGTACTGGCTGCACTGGCGGCCGTGA
- a CDS encoding GNAT family N-acetyltransferase: MTSTFPEISISTERLVLRPFEEADIPALAEMMNDELVVAWTGVAHPYTERAAREWAVTEAHAVRTSGRGVVFAVTEFLTQRLVGICHLDRTDWRCRTTEVGYAIAPWARGEGYAGESVLATAKWLFEDQGFERLELRTAADNTASQQVAQKIGCISEGVLRGAGLVRTRRDDGGWAEVRTDLIVWSLLPEDLDGASGPASDEEGYAAYPDWR; this comes from the coding sequence ATGACATCCACCTTCCCGGAGATCTCCATCAGCACCGAACGCCTGGTGCTGCGCCCGTTCGAAGAGGCGGACATCCCGGCGCTGGCGGAGATGATGAACGACGAACTCGTCGTCGCCTGGACCGGCGTCGCCCACCCCTACACCGAACGCGCCGCCCGGGAGTGGGCCGTCACCGAGGCCCACGCGGTACGCACCTCCGGCCGCGGCGTGGTCTTCGCGGTCACCGAGTTCCTCACCCAGCGCCTGGTCGGCATCTGCCACCTGGACCGCACCGACTGGCGCTGCCGCACCACCGAGGTCGGCTACGCCATCGCCCCCTGGGCGCGCGGCGAGGGATACGCCGGCGAGTCGGTGCTCGCCACCGCCAAATGGCTCTTCGAGGACCAGGGGTTCGAACGCCTGGAACTGCGCACCGCCGCCGACAACACCGCCTCCCAGCAGGTCGCCCAGAAGATCGGCTGCATCAGCGAGGGCGTCCTGCGCGGCGCCGGCCTGGTCCGCACCCGGCGCGACGACGGCGGCTGGGCCGAGGTACGCACCGACCTGATCGTCTGGTCCCTGCTCCCGGAGGACCTGGACGGCGCGTCCGGCCCCGCCTCAGACGAGGAGGGGTACGCCGCCTACCCCGACTGGCGCTGA
- the cbiE gene encoding precorrin-6y C5,15-methyltransferase (decarboxylating) subunit CbiE → MADRVTVIGWDGSPPPPAALSALRAATLVAGARHHLALPEVPGHAERVLLGSIDLAARRIAAHRGTAVVLADGDPGFFGVVRALRAPEYGLEVEVVPGVSSVAQAFARVGMAWDDARVVVAGHRTLRRAVNVIRAHPKVAVLTAPGAGPAELALLLGDVHRTFVICEALGTEHEEVSVLTSDKAADHAWRDPNVVIAVGGAVPAGRGGWIAGQDPGYPQPPRGWALPATAYGDDPAAAHTPAQLRALQLARLGPRLGDLLWDIGAGDGAAAVEAARFGAAVIAVDRDPDACALVTANARRYGVQPQVVHGTAPAVLEDLPEPDLVRVGGGGAEVVAACAARRPERIVTSATTRDDAEAVGRALAEGGYTVERALLQEVGLDAEWVERERTTVFLLCGHRM, encoded by the coding sequence ATGGCGGACCGGGTCACGGTCATCGGCTGGGACGGCTCGCCGCCGCCCCCGGCGGCGCTCTCCGCGCTCCGCGCGGCCACCCTGGTGGCCGGCGCCCGGCACCACCTGGCACTCCCCGAAGTCCCCGGGCACGCCGAGCGGGTGCTGCTGGGCAGCATCGACCTGGCCGCCCGGCGGATCGCCGCCCACCGCGGCACCGCCGTCGTCCTCGCCGACGGCGACCCCGGCTTCTTCGGTGTGGTCCGCGCGCTGCGCGCCCCGGAGTACGGGCTGGAGGTCGAGGTGGTCCCCGGGGTCTCCTCGGTGGCCCAGGCGTTCGCCCGGGTCGGCATGGCGTGGGACGACGCCCGGGTCGTGGTGGCCGGCCACCGCACGCTGCGCCGCGCGGTCAACGTCATCCGGGCCCACCCCAAGGTGGCCGTGCTCACCGCGCCCGGCGCCGGCCCCGCCGAACTCGCTCTGCTCCTCGGCGACGTCCACCGCACCTTCGTCATCTGCGAGGCGCTCGGCACCGAGCACGAGGAGGTCTCCGTCCTCACCTCGGACAAGGCCGCCGACCACGCCTGGCGCGACCCCAACGTGGTGATCGCCGTCGGCGGCGCGGTCCCCGCCGGCCGCGGCGGCTGGATCGCCGGCCAGGACCCCGGCTACCCGCAGCCGCCGCGCGGCTGGGCGCTGCCCGCCACCGCGTACGGGGACGACCCGGCCGCCGCGCACACCCCGGCCCAGCTGCGCGCCCTCCAACTGGCCCGGCTCGGCCCGCGCCTGGGCGACCTGCTGTGGGACATCGGCGCCGGGGACGGCGCGGCGGCGGTGGAGGCCGCCCGGTTCGGCGCCGCCGTCATCGCGGTCGACCGTGACCCGGACGCCTGCGCCCTGGTCACCGCCAACGCCCGCCGCTACGGCGTCCAGCCGCAGGTGGTGCACGGCACCGCCCCCGCCGTACTGGAGGACCTGCCCGAGCCCGACCTGGTACGGGTGGGCGGCGGCGGGGCCGAGGTGGTCGCCGCCTGCGCGGCCCGCCGCCCCGAACGCATCGTCACCAGCGCCACCACCCGGGACGACGCCGAGGCGGTCGGCCGGGCCCTGGCCGAGGGCGGTTACACCGTCGAGCGGGCGCTGCTTCAGGAGGTCGGCCTGGACGCGGAATGGGTCGAACGGGAACGCACTACCGTCTTCCTGCTGTGCGGGCACCGGATGTGA